A window of Cohnella herbarum contains these coding sequences:
- a CDS encoding family 10 glycosylhydrolase, producing the protein MRLGNRLFLFALSFALILSLIGNASITHAQPQSAISIYLDDNKINADVPPYIIPKLNVTMVPLSVISKNLGAGVSWSQSTRTVTIRHEGTTLSMKIGQKFALVNGTEVGLDATVQAINGRVMVPLRFVSKQMNLLVTWYQSAQTIKLQTQGGLTDMSLKGAWISTVYNLDWPSDKSYANSEQQRQEYIRLLDDLQGMGLNSVFVQVRPSADSFYPSKLVPWSRFVTGKQGQAPDYDPLAFMIEETHRRGMEFHAWFNPFRANTDAKTDNLASNHVAIEHPDWIVKSGTLMYINPGIPEARQHIIDVIIEVVNGYEIDGVHLDDYFYPSNGVFPDDATYTQYNADPLLNKSDWRRDNINRFVEDLGKSIQQAKPQVRFGISPFGVWRNQEVDPTGSATKAGVTAYDNMYADVRKWIKEEWIDYVAPQIYWSMTLKIAQYNTLVDWWTNEVRGTKVDLYIGHAPYKLGTPEIGWNNAQEIIDQLKYNQQYFEIKGDIFFSAQHLRKNPLGLVPLLKAYYNAK; encoded by the coding sequence ATGCGGTTAGGCAACCGGCTTTTTTTGTTCGCGCTCAGTTTCGCTCTCATTCTATCATTAATCGGAAATGCTTCCATCACTCATGCACAACCTCAGTCCGCTATTAGCATTTACCTCGATGACAACAAAATCAATGCCGACGTACCTCCGTACATTATCCCTAAATTAAACGTTACGATGGTTCCGCTTAGCGTCATCAGCAAAAACCTTGGAGCGGGAGTATCTTGGTCGCAAAGTACGAGAACGGTCACGATTAGGCATGAAGGCACGACGTTAAGCATGAAAATCGGACAAAAGTTCGCGCTCGTGAATGGAACGGAAGTCGGCTTGGATGCAACCGTTCAAGCCATCAACGGACGGGTTATGGTTCCGCTTCGGTTCGTAAGCAAGCAGATGAATTTGCTTGTTACATGGTATCAATCCGCGCAAACGATTAAACTTCAGACGCAAGGGGGCTTGACGGATATGTCTCTCAAAGGCGCTTGGATTTCCACCGTGTATAACCTTGATTGGCCTTCCGACAAATCGTACGCAAATTCGGAACAGCAGCGACAAGAATACATACGATTATTGGATGATTTGCAGGGTATGGGTTTGAACAGCGTATTCGTACAAGTAAGGCCGTCGGCGGACAGCTTCTACCCCTCTAAGCTCGTACCTTGGTCTAGATTCGTGACAGGGAAGCAGGGGCAAGCACCGGACTATGATCCGCTTGCGTTCATGATCGAAGAAACCCATCGACGCGGGATGGAGTTCCATGCGTGGTTTAACCCGTTCAGGGCAAACACGGATGCGAAGACGGATAATTTAGCCTCGAATCATGTCGCGATCGAGCACCCGGATTGGATCGTGAAATCGGGCACCCTAATGTATATTAACCCAGGCATACCGGAAGCCCGACAGCATATTATCGATGTCATCATAGAAGTCGTAAACGGGTATGAGATTGACGGCGTTCATTTAGACGATTATTTCTACCCTTCGAACGGTGTATTCCCGGACGATGCCACCTATACGCAATATAATGCAGATCCGCTATTGAATAAATCGGATTGGCGCAGAGATAACATTAATCGATTTGTCGAGGATTTAGGTAAGTCCATACAGCAGGCGAAACCGCAGGTCAGATTCGGAATCAGTCCTTTCGGCGTATGGCGCAATCAAGAAGTAGATCCGACCGGATCGGCCACGAAAGCCGGCGTAACGGCCTACGACAATATGTATGCCGACGTGCGTAAATGGATCAAGGAAGAGTGGATCGACTATGTCGCACCCCAAATTTACTGGAGCATGACTCTCAAGATTGCCCAGTACAATACGTTAGTCGATTGGTGGACGAACGAAGTTCGAGGTACGAAAGTTGACCTCTATATTGGACATGCGCCATATAAGCTCGGTACGCCGGAGATCGGATGGAACAATGCCCAGGAGATTATCGATCAATTAAAGTACAACCAGCAATATTTCGAGATCAAAGGCGATATTTTTTTCAGCGCCCAGCATTTGCGGAAAAATCCGCTAGGTCTTGTGCCGCTCTTGAAAGCTTATTATAATGCGAAATAA